From Echeneis naucrates chromosome 7, fEcheNa1.1, whole genome shotgun sequence, one genomic window encodes:
- the spryd4 gene encoding SPRY domain-containing protein 4, translating to MAAPFRAACVCYLAGRTVAPFSVRHRRADGLLDERRYVTMSTCSNLQFRLDERTAHSSLDLFKKDTGIIYRMLGPDPTYVPRNPERFRDWAVVLGDEKINSGRHYWEVTVKKSQAFRLGLAEALMSRDECVGTNTCSWVFGYAHRKWFAMTNNKIVPVKLIGKPDRVGILLDYEAGLLGLVDTEKPRIIHSIRGQFKAPLCPAFGLWDGELLTHSGLEEPEGLK from the exons ATGGCGGCGCCTTTTCGAGCAGCTTGTGTCTGTTACCTGGCGGGACGGACCGTCGCCCCGTTTTCGGTCAGACACAGGCGGGCTGACGGCCTCCTGGATGAGAGACGCTACGTTACGATGTCGACGTGCAGCA ATCTGCAGTTCAGACTTGATGAGAGAACAGCCCACAGTAGTCTGGACCTCTTTAAGAAAGACACTGGCATCATCTACCGCATGCTGGGCCCCGACCCCACCTACGTGCCAAGGAACCCAGAGCGTTTCCGAGACTGGGCCGTCGTGCTTGGTGATGAGAAGATTAACAGCGGACGCCATTACTGGGAAGTAACAGTCAAAAAGTCTCAAGCATTTCGTCTGGGCTTGGCCGAAGCTCTTATGTCTCGAGATGAATGTGTGGGCACCAACACCTGCTCCTGGGTGTTTGGCTATGCTCACCGCAAGTGGTTTGCCATGACCAACAATAAGATAGTTCCTGTGAAACTGATCGGAAAGCCTGACCGTGTAGGCATCCTGCTTGACTATGAAGCGGGTCTCCTGGGGCTGGTGGACACTGAGAAGCCCAGGATCATTCACAGCATCAGGGGTCAGTTCAAGGCTCCTCTCTGCCCCGCATTTGGACTTTGGGATGGGGAACTGCTCACACACTCTGGTCTGGAGGAGCCTGAGGGCCTGAAGTGA